From Dehalococcoidia bacterium:
TCCCAAGTTTCACACTGGTTGTGATCGACCCGGCACCCGCAAGCCCTTTTGTAAGCCACCTGAAACAGCTTGGTGATGAACGCGTATGGTTGGTGTGTGGCTTGCAACTCGGCACCTTCGAATATTTTGTTGAGAGACTGCTGCCCGACCTTCGGGAGGAGGAGATCACGTCCAAAGTCATGAAGACCTACAAAGCATTGGAACCTTCGCCTCAACATTCCGAACCCGCCGCGGAGGATATAGATGACAACTGAACACGAGATCGGACGCGTCGTCGCTGTCGATACGGCACAGATCTCGGTCGAGTTAAACCGGGATCTAAAAGCCCTGACGCGCGCAACTTATGAAGGCACGATTGAAGTCGGGCGAATCAACTCCTACATCATCATTCCTGTGGGGGCGCGGCGGATCGTCGCCATGGTGACACGCGTCGTCATGACCGAGGAGAGCGAGCTTCAGGCCGACAAGACCATGGTTTCTCTGCCGTCCACCCGC
This genomic window contains:
- a CDS encoding ATPase; translation: MTTEHEIGRVVAVDTAQISVELNRDLKALTRATYEGTIEVGRINSYIIIPVGARRIVAMVTRVVMTEESELQADKTMVSLPSTRRLMKATMIGSIDEDRFRQG